In Halococcus agarilyticus, a single window of DNA contains:
- a CDS encoding thioredoxin domain-containing protein encodes MSAIERNRLDEEGSPYLRQHADNPVNWQPWDDDALAAARERDVPIFLSIGYSACHWCHVMEEESFEDEAVAERLNDEFVPIKVDREERPDLDRLYQTICGMVSGQGGWPLSVWLTPDGRPFYVGTYFPREAKRGQPGFLDLLDSIAESWENDREDIEGRADQWAGAMAGELEATPEQPGDPPGTDLLETAAQQAVESADREYGGFGRGQKFPQTGRLHLLMRAAERTGREVFDEVAREALDAMADGGLRDHVGGGFHRYTTDREWTVPHFEKMLYDNAELTRAYLAGYRRTGAERYAEVARETLGFVERELRHPDGGFFSTLDAQSEDESGKREEGAFYVWTPDEVHNAVGDEFAADLFCERYGVTEAGNFEDGRTVLTESAEIEGLADEHDTTVEEVEAELERAREAVFAARSERARPARDEKILAGWNGLTISAFAEAGLTLDARFADTAVAALDFVREHLWDDEEKRLSRRYKDGEVKIEGYLEDYAFLARGALNCYEATGDVDHLAFALDLAREIEAEFWDSEEETLYFTPQTGETLVARPQELDDQSTPSSTGVAVDVLLALDHFADDDRFESIATATLETHAETVESSPLRRASLALAADRHATGSLECTVVADALPDAWRERIGRSYLPRRLLARRPPSDEELATWCDRLGLDEPPAIWADRDQRDGEPTAYVCRSFTCSPPQTDIEDALSWVERLASDTDADPESTPADDRSR; translated from the coding sequence ATGAGCGCCATCGAACGAAATCGGCTCGACGAAGAAGGGAGTCCGTATCTCCGCCAGCACGCCGACAACCCCGTGAACTGGCAGCCGTGGGACGACGACGCGCTGGCGGCAGCCCGTGAGCGCGACGTCCCGATCTTCCTCTCGATCGGCTACTCGGCGTGTCACTGGTGTCACGTCATGGAAGAGGAGAGCTTCGAGGACGAAGCGGTGGCCGAGCGGCTCAACGACGAGTTCGTCCCGATCAAGGTCGACCGCGAGGAGCGCCCGGACCTCGACCGGCTCTATCAGACGATCTGCGGGATGGTCTCGGGCCAGGGTGGGTGGCCGCTGTCGGTGTGGCTCACGCCCGACGGCCGCCCGTTCTACGTCGGGACGTACTTCCCCCGCGAGGCGAAGCGGGGCCAGCCTGGCTTTCTCGACCTGCTCGACTCCATCGCGGAGTCGTGGGAGAACGACCGCGAGGACATCGAGGGTCGCGCCGACCAGTGGGCGGGCGCGATGGCCGGCGAGTTGGAGGCGACGCCCGAGCAGCCAGGCGACCCACCAGGAACCGACTTGCTCGAAACCGCCGCCCAGCAGGCGGTCGAGAGCGCCGATCGCGAGTATGGGGGGTTCGGTCGCGGCCAGAAGTTCCCGCAGACGGGTCGGCTCCATCTTCTCATGCGCGCCGCCGAGCGAACCGGGAGAGAGGTCTTCGACGAGGTCGCCCGCGAGGCGCTCGACGCGATGGCCGATGGTGGGCTCCGGGATCACGTCGGCGGCGGCTTCCACCGCTACACCACCGACCGCGAGTGGACGGTGCCCCACTTCGAGAAGATGCTCTACGACAACGCCGAGCTCACGCGGGCGTATCTCGCGGGCTATCGCCGGACGGGCGCTGAGCGCTACGCCGAGGTCGCGCGCGAAACGTTAGGATTCGTCGAACGCGAACTCCGTCACCCCGACGGCGGCTTCTTCAGCACGCTCGACGCTCAGAGCGAGGACGAGTCCGGCAAACGCGAGGAAGGGGCGTTCTACGTCTGGACGCCCGATGAGGTTCACAACGCGGTCGGCGACGAGTTCGCTGCCGATCTGTTCTGCGAGCGCTACGGCGTCACCGAGGCGGGGAACTTCGAGGACGGGAGGACGGTGCTGACGGAGAGCGCCGAAATCGAAGGCTTGGCCGACGAGCACGACACCACCGTCGAAGAGGTCGAGGCGGAGCTCGAACGCGCCCGCGAGGCGGTCTTCGCGGCACGATCCGAGCGCGCACGCCCGGCACGCGACGAGAAAATTCTGGCTGGATGGAACGGCCTAACGATTTCGGCGTTCGCCGAAGCCGGGCTCACGCTCGATGCGCGCTTCGCCGACACCGCCGTCGCGGCGCTCGACTTCGTTCGCGAACACCTATGGGACGACGAGGAAAAGCGGCTTTCCCGGCGATACAAGGACGGAGAGGTGAAGATCGAGGGCTACCTCGAAGACTACGCGTTCCTTGCGCGCGGCGCGCTCAACTGCTACGAGGCCACCGGCGATGTCGACCACCTCGCGTTCGCGCTCGATCTCGCGCGCGAGATCGAGGCGGAGTTCTGGGACTCAGAGGAGGAGACGCTCTATTTCACCCCACAGACAGGGGAGACGCTCGTCGCGCGACCCCAGGAGCTCGACGACCAGTCGACGCCCTCCAGCACCGGGGTGGCGGTCGACGTGCTGCTCGCGCTGGATCACTTCGCCGATGACGATCGCTTCGAGTCGATCGCCACGGCGACTCTCGAAACCCACGCCGAAACCGTCGAATCGAGCCCGCTCCGGCGTGCGTCGCTCGCGCTCGCGGCCGATCGCCACGCTACCGGGTCCCTCGAATGCACAGTCGTAGCCGACGCGCTCCCCGACGCGTGGCGCGAGCGGATCGGTCGAAGCTATCTGCCCCGCCGGCTGCTCGCGCGGCGACCACCTTCCGACGAGGAACTCGCCACGTGGTGTGACCGGCTCGGACTCGACGAGCCGCCGGCGATCTGGGCCGATCGAGACCAGCGCGATGGTGAGCCCACGGCGTACGTCTGTCGATCGTTCACCTGCTCGCCGCCGCAGACTGACATCGAGGACGCGCTGTCGTGGGTGGAGCGACTCGCGTCCGACACGGATGCGGATCCAGAATCGACTCCAGCGGACGACCGTTCGCGTTAG
- a CDS encoding thioredoxin family protein has product MSLETMSPNPVWNPAGYEDAIDAVAEHADELTVRVWAGDWCKDCRAVLPDFAAALDEADVPEERIEEYALDQDKQGELVAEYDIEYIPTIVIERDGEEVARFVEDEPEPPIVHLAEQLDAPEPTN; this is encoded by the coding sequence ATGAGCCTCGAAACGATGTCGCCGAACCCGGTCTGGAACCCCGCGGGCTACGAGGATGCGATCGACGCCGTCGCCGAACACGCAGACGAACTCACCGTCCGAGTCTGGGCCGGTGACTGGTGCAAAGACTGTCGGGCCGTTCTCCCGGACTTCGCGGCGGCGCTCGACGAAGCCGACGTCCCCGAGGAACGGATCGAGGAGTACGCGCTCGATCAGGACAAGCAAGGCGAACTGGTCGCCGAATACGACATCGAATACATCCCCACGATCGTCATCGAGCGCGACGGCGAGGAGGTCGCACGGTTCGTCGAGGACGAACCCGAACCCCCGATCGTCCACCTCGCCGAGCAGCTCGACGCGCCCGAGCCGACGAACTAA
- a CDS encoding PLP-dependent cysteine synthase family protein: protein MDDSILDAIGSPLVQVGSPEGATVAAKIESKNPGGSAKDRPAKAMVEAAEREGMLKPGDRIVEPTSGNTGIGLAVVAAAKGYDLTVVMPASKSAERRQVMAAYGANLELVDGEIERAKERADDLESEGMVQLRQFENPANVRMHYETTATEILDQVGDRTVDALVAAVGTGGTLTGIAGRLGEEYPEMNVVAVEPETNAVLSTGEAGADEFEGMGPGFVSDILDIDSIDTVETVGIEAAEAECRRLAREEGIMVGQSSGAANLAARRVAKRLAEPELDCPPAPTELRADGSGEAVGTEYDDCPLVVTVFPDSGERYLSTGMFDG, encoded by the coding sequence ATGGACGACAGCATCCTCGACGCCATCGGATCGCCCCTCGTGCAGGTCGGTTCGCCAGAGGGCGCGACCGTGGCCGCGAAGATCGAGTCGAAGAACCCCGGCGGGTCGGCGAAGGACCGCCCCGCGAAGGCGATGGTCGAGGCCGCCGAACGCGAGGGCATGCTGAAGCCGGGCGATCGCATCGTCGAGCCGACGAGCGGCAACACCGGCATCGGTCTCGCGGTGGTCGCGGCGGCGAAGGGGTACGATCTCACGGTCGTGATGCCCGCCTCGAAATCGGCAGAACGCCGCCAGGTCATGGCGGCGTACGGTGCGAACCTCGAACTCGTCGACGGCGAGATCGAGCGCGCGAAGGAGCGGGCCGACGACCTCGAAAGCGAAGGGATGGTCCAACTCCGCCAGTTCGAAAACCCGGCGAACGTCCGCATGCACTACGAGACCACCGCCACGGAGATTCTTGATCAGGTCGGCGATCGAACCGTCGATGCGCTCGTCGCCGCGGTCGGTACCGGTGGGACGCTCACCGGGATCGCCGGCCGGCTCGGCGAGGAGTACCCCGAGATGAACGTCGTCGCGGTCGAACCCGAGACGAACGCCGTGCTCTCGACCGGCGAGGCGGGCGCGGACGAGTTCGAGGGGATGGGCCCCGGGTTCGTGAGCGACATCCTCGATATCGATTCCATCGACACCGTCGAGACCGTCGGGATCGAGGCCGCGGAAGCCGAGTGTCGCCGGCTCGCGCGCGAGGAAGGAATCATGGTCGGCCAGTCGAGCGGCGCGGCGAACCTCGCCGCCCGTCGGGTCGCCAAGCGACTCGCCGAACCCGAACTCGACTGTCCGCCCGCCCCGACGGAGCTCCGGGCCGACGGAAGCGGCGAGGCAGTCGGTACCGAGTACGACGACTGCCCGCTGGTCGTCACCGTCTTCCCCGACA